In Oceanobacillus sp. FSL K6-2867, one DNA window encodes the following:
- a CDS encoding DUF1657 domain-containing protein codes for MTVASQVKQTIAGLRSAQASFEQFALQTENKQAKQVYQNAAQQTMNILQTVEPRMTQIEQEEPQYKQ; via the coding sequence GTGACAGTAGCAAGTCAAGTAAAACAAACAATAGCTGGTTTACGAAGTGCACAAGCAAGCTTTGAACAATTTGCGCTTCAAACTGAAAATAAACAGGCAAAACAGGTCTATCAAAATGCAGCACAACAAACAATGAACATACTGCAAACCGTTGAACCAAGAATGACACAAATCGAGCAAGAAGAGCCGCAATATAAACAGTAA